From the Lates calcarifer isolate ASB-BC8 unplaced genomic scaffold, TLL_Latcal_v3 _unitig_950_quiver_259, whole genome shotgun sequence genome, one window contains:
- the txlng gene encoding gamma-taxilin — METTDVCEIDVATRRIVGGSDSPPELDSPCQEEVAEFALGLCCAEEERGETPGREDSPSDLGEAELDPGGDPKAGEDKAFGKEVVLLMQALNSLATPEEKLAALCKKYADLLEESRCMQKRLKALQKKQSQIVKEKIHLQGEHSKAILARSKLESLCRELQRHNKTLKEENAQRSREYEEQRKEAMLHFQMTLSDIEVQMEQHSSHNTKLRQENMELAEKLKKLIEQYELREEHIDKVFKHKELQQQLMDAKLQRITEMMKEVEEKQQRERDFLLKDATESRRKCELMKEQETQLKQQLSLYMDKFEEFQSTLAKSNEVFTTFRQEMEKMTKKIKKLEKETTQWKTKWESNNQALLQMAEEKTLRDGHFKALQGKLELLERLCRALQKERNDLNNRLSLLQEEGDKGTTSPPEAQRQEPSEEEVEGEEGEEGEEEEEEEKEEEEEEEEGSAQGDGQETEAIHQAPRPPELDSSSAATHTTTTATMTTSNQPAETPTTQQD; from the exons ATGGAGACAACAGACGTTTGTGAGATTGATGTGGCGACCAGAAGAATAGTGGGTGGTAGTGATTCTCCGCCCGAACTGGACAGCCCGTGTCAG gAGGAGGTTGCAGAGTTTGCTTTGGGCTTGTGCTGCgctgaagaggagaggggggaaacTCCAGGCCGAGAGGACAGTCCCAGTGACCTGGGAGAAGCAGAGCTTGATCCTGGGGGAGACCCTAAGGCTGGAGAGGACAAGGCTTTTG GGAAGGAGGTTGTTCTGTTGATGCAGGCCCTGAACTCCCTCGCCACTCCTGAAGAAAAACTGGCTGCTTTGTGCAAGAAATATGCAGACCTG TTGGAGGAGAGCCGCTGCATGCAGAAGCGACTGAAAGCCCTGCAAAAGAAGCAGTCTCAGATTGTGAAGGAGAAGATCCACCTGCAGGGGGAGCATAGCAAGGCCATCCTGGCCCGCAGCAAGCTGGAGAGCCTCTGTAGGGAGCTGCAGAGGCACAACAAGACACTGAAG GAGGAGAATGCCCAGCGGTCCAGGGAGTATGAGGAGCAGCGGAAGGAGGCCATGCTGCACTTCCAGATGACCTTGAGTGATATTGAGGTGCAGATGGAGCAGCACAGTTCCCACAACACCAAACTGAGGCAGGAAAACATGGAGCTGGCCGAGAAGCTGAAAAAGCTCATTGAGCAGTATGAgctcagagaggag CACATAGACAAGGTGTTCAAGCAcaaggagctgcagcagcagctgatggacGCCAAGCTGCAGAGAATCACAGAGATGATGAAAGAAGTcgaggagaagcagcagagggagagagacttt CTGCTGAAGGATGCCACAGAGTCCAGACGCAAGTGTGAGCTGATGAAGGAGCAAGAAACACAGCTCAAACAACAA ctctcccTCTACATGGACAAGTTTGAGGAGTTTCAGAGCACTCTGGCTAAAAGCAACGAGGTCTTCACCACTTTCAGACAAGAGATGGAAAAA ATGACAAAGAAGATCAAGAAACTAGAGAAGGAAACAACACAGTGGAAGACCAAATGGGAGAGTAACAACCAGGCCCTGCTGCAGATGGCTGAGGAG AAAACTCTGCGTGATGGCCACTTCAAGGCCCTGCAGGGgaagctggagctgctggagaggCTGTGCAGAGCCCTGCAGAAGGAGAGAAACGACCTCAACAACCGACTCAGCCTCttacaggaggagggagacaaagGGACCACATCACCTCCCGAAGCCCAGAGACAGGAGCcttcagaggaggaggtggagggggaggagggggaggagggggaggaggaagaggaagaggaaaaggaagaggaagaggaagaggaagaggggtCGGCACAGGGCGATGGACAGGAGACAGAGGCCATCCACCAAGCTCCCAGACCACCTGAACTGGACTCCTCATCGGCTGCTACTCACACAACCACTACTGCTACAATGACAACAAGTAACCAGCCTGCAGAAACACCAACCACACAGCAGGACTGA